The following proteins are encoded in a genomic region of Callospermophilus lateralis isolate mCalLat2 chromosome 5 unlocalized genomic scaffold, mCalLat2.hap1 SUPER_5_unloc_2, whole genome shotgun sequence:
- the LOC143400272 gene encoding olfactory receptor 14C36-like: MANATMVTEFLFLGSPDGWDLSFLYFTVFTMTYLGTLLGNLLIVTVTTADKHLHTPMYFFLRNLSILDMCYISITVPNACVNSLTGNRAISVAGCATQIFLVIFCACVELLFLTIMAWDRYVAICQPLQYPLIMNPQICVRMTLASLLSGLLYAGVHTGNTFRLSYCQSNVVHQFFYDVPSLLRLSCSDTTSNMVLLLVSAVAVGGGSFGIITMSYFHIFSTVLKFPTRAPGKAFSTCTPHILVFSLFLSSGSGVYLRSSATSDTLQDMVLSAFYTMVPPFLNPLIYSLRNKQVKDAVGRVMGHSCSQGNDKDVLS; encoded by the coding sequence ATGGCCAATGCCACCATGGTAACTGAATTTCTCTTCTTGGGCTCTCCTGATGGCTGGGATCTGAGTTTCCTCTATTTCACAGTATTCACAATGACCTACCTGGGCACCTTATTAGGAAACCTTCTCATTGTCACTGTCACCACTGCTGACAAGCACCTGCAcacacccatgtacttcttcctcaggaACCTGTCCATCTTGGACATGTGTTACATTTCCATCACTGTCCCCAATGCCTGTGTCAACTCTCTCACTGGCAACAGGGCCATTTCAGTGGCTGGCTGTGCAACACAGATCTTCTTGGTCATTTTCTGTGCATGTGTTGAACTTCTGTTTCTCACCATCATGGCCTGggaccgctatgtggccatctgccaGCCCCTGCAGTACCCCCTCATCATGAACCCTCAGATTTGTGTTCGCATGACCTTGGCTTCCCTGCTAAGTGGTCTGCTGTATGCAGGTGTGCACACAGGGAACACATTCCGGCTGTCCTACTGCCAGTCAAACGTGGTCCACCAGTTCTTCTATGATGTCCCCTCTCTGCTGAGGCTCTCCTGCTCTGACACCACCAGCAACATGGTCCTCCTTCTTGTCTCTGCTGTGGCAGTTGGTGGGGGATCCTTTGGTATAATAACCATGtcatattttcacatattttctacTGTGCTGAAATTTCCCACCAGAGCCCCAGGGAAGGCCTTCTCTACCTGCACCCCTCACATCCTCGTGTTTTCCCTATTCCTTAGTTCTGGCTCAGGTGTGTACCTGAGGTCCTCAGCAACCTCTGACACCCTCCAGGACATGGTTCTCTCTGCCTTCTATACAATGGTTCCTCCCTTCCTGAATCCTCTCATCTACAGTCTCAGGAACAAACAGGTAAAGGATGCTGTGGGGAGAGTAATGGGACACAGTTGTTCTCAGGGAAATGATAAAGATGTGTTATCATAA
- the LOC143400271 gene encoding olfactory receptor 14C36-like, which yields MANSTMVTEFLLLGSPDGWDLSFLYFTVFPMTYLGTLLGYLLIVTVTTADQHLHTPMYFFLRNLSILDMCYISITVPNACVNSLTGNRAISVAGCATQIFLVIFCACVELLFLSIMAWDRYVAICQPLQYPIIMNPQICVRMTLASLLSGLLYAGVHTGNTFWLSFCQSNVVHQFFCDVPSLLRLSCSDTTSNMVLLLVSAVAVGGGSFGIITMSYFHIFSTVLKFPTRAPGKAFSTCTPHILVFSLFLSSGAGVYLKPSATSDTLQDLLLSAFYTMVPPFLNPLIYSLRNKQVKEAVRRVMQRQLFSGK from the coding sequence ATGGCCAATTCCACCATGGTAACTGAATTTCTCCTCCTGGGCTCTCCTGATGGCTGGGATCTGAGTTTCCTCTATTTCACAGTATTCCCAATGACCTACCTGGGTACCTTGTTAGGATACCTTCTCATTGTCACTGTCACCACTGCTGACCAGCACCTACACACACCtatgtacttcttcctcaggaACCTGTCCATCTTGGACATGTGCTACATTTCCATCACTGTTCCCAATGCCTGTGTCAATTCTCTCACTGGCAACAGGGCCATTTCAGTGGCTGGCTGTGCAACACAGATTTTCCTGGTCATTTTCTGTGCATGTGTTGAACTTCTGTTTCTCTCCATCATGGCCTGggaccgctatgtggccatctgccaGCCTCTCCAATATCCCATCATCATGAACCCTCAGATTTGTGTCCGCATGACCCTGGCTTCCCTACTCAGTGGTCTGCTGTATGCAGGTGTGCACACTGGGAACACATTCTGGCTGTCCTTCTGCCAGTCAAATGTGGTCCACCAGTTCTTCTGTGACGTCCCCTCTCTGCTGAGGCTCTCCTGCTCTGACACCACCAGCAACATGGTCCTCCTTCTTGTCTCTGCTGTGGCAGTTGGTGGGGGATCCTTTGGTATAATAACCATGtcatattttcacatattttctacTGTGCTGAAATTTCCCACCAGAGCCCCAGGGAAGGCCTTCTCTACCTGCACCCCTCACATCCTCGTGTTTTCCCTGTTCCTCAGTTCTGGTGCAGGTGTGTACCTGAAGCCTTCAGCAACCTCTGACACACTCCAGGACCTACTTCTCTCTGCCTTTTATACCATGGTACCTCCCTTCTTGAATCCTCTCATCTACAGTCTCAGGAACAAACAGGTAAAGGAAGCTGTGAGGAGAGTAATGCAAAGACAGTTGTTCTCTGGGAAATGA
- the LOC143400270 gene encoding olfactory receptor 14C36-like, whose product MANATMVTEFLLLASPDGWDLSFLYFTVFPITYLGTLLGNLLIVTVTTADQNLHTPMYFFLRNLSILDMCYISITVPNACVNSFTGNRAISVAGCATQIFLVIFCAYVEMLFLTIMAWDRYVAICQPLQYPLIMNPQFCVHVTLASLFSGLLYAVVHTGNTFRLSFCQSNVVHQFFCDVPSLLKLSCSDTTSNLVLLLVSAVLICGGCFLFIVMSYIRILSAVLKFPTGNSSKAFSPCTPHILVFSIFLSSGAGVYLRPSEESHTLQDMVLSTFYTMVPPFLNPLIYSLRNKQVKEAMRRIMQRQLFSGK is encoded by the coding sequence ATGGCCAATGCCACCATGGTAACTGAATTTCTCCTCCTGGCCTCTCCTGATGGCTGGGATCTGAGTTTCCTCTATTTCACAGTATTCCCAATTACCTACCTGGGTACCTTGTTAGGGAACCTTCTCATCGTCACTGTCACCACTGCTGACCAGAACCTGCAcacacccatgtacttcttcctcaggaACCTGTCCATCTTGGACATGTGCTACATTTCCATCACTGTCCCCAATGCCTGTGTCAACTCTTTCACTGGCAACAGGGCCATTTCAGTGGCTGGCTGTGCAACACAGATCTTCTTGGTCATTTTCTGTGCATATGTGGAGATGCTATTTCTCACCATCATGGCCTGggaccgctatgtggccatctgccaGCCCCTCCAGTACCCGCTCATCATGAACCCCCAGTTTTGTGTCCACGTGACCCTGGCTTCCCTGTTCAGTGGTCTGCTGTATGCAGTTGTGCACACGGGGAACACATTCCGGCTGTCCTTCTGCCAGTCAAACGTGGTGCACCAGTTCTTCTGTGATGTCCCCTCTCTGCTGAAGCTCTCCTGCTCTGACACCACCAGTAACCTGGTCCTCCTTCTTGTCTCTGCTGTATTGATTTGTGGTGGTTGCTTCCTTTTTATTGTGATGTCATATATTCGCATACTTTCTGCTGTGCTAAAATTTCCCACTGGGAACTCATCGAAGGCCTTCTCCCCCTGCACCCCTCATATCCTTGTTTTTTCCATCTTCCTCAGTTCTGGTGCAGGTGTGTACCTGAGGCCTTCAGAAGAGTCTCACACACTCCAGGACATGGTTCTCTCTACCTTTTACACCATGGTTCCTCCCTTCCTGAATCCTCTCATCTACAGTCTCAGGAACAAACAGGTAAAGGAAGCTATGAGGAGAATAATGCAAAGACAGTTGTTCTCAGGGAAATGA